The DNA sequence TCTCCAGGAAGCAATCCTTCAGCTTGTAAAATGGGATGAACCCAACCAACAACTCGAGAACAGTCACTATAATTTTTATTTCTACCTCCATTCATATAAAGAATAGTAAAAGCAAGGAAAGCCAAAAGAATATTAGCAACAGGACCTGCAAAAAGAACAAGCATTCTCTTCCAAGGAGGCTTGCTAAAAAATCCATTAGGGATATCATAAACAGACTCTATCTGTTTCCCCTCTTTTTCTTTCAAACGTTCCATACCTCGGATGCGAACATACCCCCCAAACGGAATACAGCCAATGCGATACTCAATGCTACCTAAGCGCTTTTTAAATAAAGCAGGGCCAAAACCTATGCTAAAACTCTCTACAGCCATTCCTACAGCTTTTGCTGCTATTAAATGGCCAAGTTCATGAATTAACACTAATATCCCTAAAGCTAGGGCAGCTAGAATAAAATAGATTATTGTCATATACCTACTCGATTATATTTCTTGAGCAAGAGCTCTAGCTTCACCATCTACTTCCAAAATATCTTCTAGAGAGTGGCAGGCATAAACCTTATGAGATTCCATAAGAGTCGTTAATTTTTGCAAAATATCGCACCAGGAAATCTCATCAGAAAGGAATCTATGCACTAAAATTTCATTAGCTGCATTAAAAAAACTTCCTGCAGATCCCTGATATTCTAATACCTGCCGCGCTAAACGAATGCTAGGAAATCGCTCCTCATCTATCGGGAAAAAGTCTAGAGTATGCTTCTTAGAAAAATCCATCCCCTCCCTAGGAGATGGGAAACGCTCTGGAGCTGTTAAAGCATATTGTATTGGGAAAAGCATATCAGGAGGATTCATTATAGAAATCACACTGCCATCTTGTAGCTCGACCATACCATGAATCAAGCTCTGAGGATGAATAACAGCAGTGATCTCGATATTTTTTAAGTCAAACAGCCAATAAGCCTCTATAATTTCGAGTCCCTTATTCACTAATGTCGAAGAATCTACAGTTATTTTAGCCCCCATATTCCATATAGGATGGTTCAAAATATCTTGTTTTGTCACACGATTCAGCTCTTCTAGTGACTTGTTAAACAAAGGTCCTCCAGAAGCTGTGAGAACTAACTTTTTAATTCCTTCACTTGCTCTTCCCTCCAAACACTGGTATAAAGCATTATGTTCGCTATCTATTGGAAGAATCTGCGTATTATACTGCTTTGCTGTCTCAGACACCAATTTCCCAGCACAAACTAAAATCTCTTTATTAGCTAAAGCCAGCATTTTTCTTTTTTTTATAGCCTCTAGAATAGCCGGTAATGCCTCTATCCCGGAAGAAGCAGCAACAACCATGCTTACTGCATCCATAACACAAAGCTGTATCAAACCTTCTTGTCCTAGAAAAAATTGAATGCCGGAAAATCTGCGACAGGCTTCTTTATAAACATCTTCGTGATAAACCGCAGCAGCTAGAGGAGAAAATTCCTCAAGTTGCTCAAAAAACAACCTTGAATTATTCCCATAAGAAGCCATCGCAATAATTTTAAATTTTGAAGGATAACGTCTAACAATTTCTAATGTTTGACGACCGATACTACCTGTTGACCCCAGAACAGCTAAATGTTTCAAGCATACTACCTTTAACTAGGTGAAAAAGAGAATCATACTCTGCAAGTCAAAGAATTGTCAATTCTCTATTAATACTATTTCTTCTCTAAAGCCTCTCTACAAATATAGTCACCTAAACTCTCAGACTTCATTCTTTTAAACCAAAGTTATGATTCTAAACTGTTTTGATGTCCTTTTTCAAAATTTTTAGTGAAATTATTTCTAAAATAGCTCGTAAGCTTAACAAAGACATACATAGCTGTCAAAAGCACCACAGATATCCCTGAAGTCGATAAACCAACGCCATAAGCACTTAAAATAGCTCGTGAACAAGCAGGGGCTAAAAATGAAGTGGCAAGACTAAAGACTAGAGACCAACCCATAAGACCACCTATCGATTTGGCTATAATCTTACCAATAAGTGTAGGAATAATTAAAAAAGCAAGAGCCATCAGCACGCCTACAGCCTTAAAAGCCCCTACAAGACATGCAGAAAGTTGAAATATAATTAAATAATCAACTAATCGAGTTGGTATTCCCAAGGACGTCGCAAATACACAGTCAAAGGAAGTACACACTAAACTACGAAATGCAAAGATAGCAATCATAGCATTAGCTAAAACAACAATAGCCACAGGAAAAATATCTCCTTGATTTAAAGAATCTGCGTTTCCTAATACAAGTTCTGTTCCTATATGAGCGTTCCTTGTTATAAAGACTAATAAGACTAGACTAAGAGAAAATAATAAAGAAAAGACAAAAGCTGTGCTGCTCTCCTCTCCAACTTTAAATGTATTACGAATAAAGTAGATAAGAAAACCTGTAAGTAAAGCCGTTGCCGTTGCCGCAAGAGTTAACGTACTCAAAGATAAGGTAGTGAGCTGATGTGTAAATAAACAAACACAGACCAAACCAAAAAGTACAGTATGAGATACCGCATTAGCATACATAGCCATTTTCTTTAAGACCAAAAATGTTCCTGCAAATGCACCCGAACAAGAAATAGCAAGAAAAACTATAACCTGAACGTCATCAATATATAGAGAACTAGAAAAAAGTCTTCCGGAAAACAACCGCGAAAAAAACACTAAAAAAAATTGAAAAAAAGATACTCCATAATATGGAGAAACTCCCAAAACCATTACTCCTCCCTTTTTTTGTCAGGGATAATTTGCTGATGGGGATCATAAAAAGGATTATTTAATATTTCTGTCAGCGTATTATCTAATTCTTCAGTAAGAACATGCTCTATCTCTTCAGCCAATTCATGAACATTTTCTTTGCTAAAGTCTAAAGAGTGTACAAGATACGACTCCCACAATCTATGAGCACGGACTAGCCCTAAAGCTTTAACCTTGCCTTTTTCTGTAAGTCGATAACGATCGCTTTCTTTGATCACATAACCTTTCCATTCTAAAATCCAAACCCTCCATGTAGGGAAAGGTTTGGGGCCAAAGTATTCCTGGTATTTATCACTACAGACAAAGTCTCGAACACTAATATTCTCCAAGCAATTATGAGACGCATGCCAAAATATCTTTAAGAGATGCTCTTGATGTTTTGAAAAAGAAAAACACTTTTTACGAAAAGTTCGAGTCACCCACCCATATTTTGGAGAAAAAAGTAAACACATACATGCTAATACTCCAGAACAAACTACAACTAAAGGTCCCGTAGGCAATGTGACAAAAACTGTTTGCTTCCCTATAACAGCATGACATCCAAATGCCACAGAAATATAACTTCCTAAAGCTCCAGAAATCCCACCAAAACATGCAGATAAAACAAGCATTGTGCTTAAACGATCTGAAAGCTGCCGAGCACCTAAAGAAGGAGCTACAAACATTGCAGAAATTAAAACGATTCCTACACTTCGCACACCACTCACAATCACTAATGATACAAAAATCAGACTTATTACTTCATAAAGAATAGTCTTTACGCCACAAGTAAAAGCAAAATCTTTATCAAAAGTAGTCACAATAATCTCTCGATACCATAACCACAAAACAATTAAAGAGGCGCAAAATACTACCGCAGCCAAGCCTGCTTCAAAAAAACCTAGCGTTGCCGCTTGTCCATAAAGATAAGCATTAATTCGATTATACATTGCAGGATTGCAATCCTTCACATAACTCGCTAAAATAACCCCAAGGGCAAAAAACATTACCAAGACAAAACAGAGGGCAGCATCTTTATGTAATTTACATACTTTCCCTAGGAATACAATAATCCCATAACCTAATATCGAAGTAACACATCCAAATAAGACTATATAGAAAATAGAATCTTGCAATGGGAAAATATATTGCGCTATTAATGCACCAATCAAAAGCCCTGGGTACGAAGCATGAGATAAGCTTTCACTTAAAAGAGGTTGTTTACTAATTAAAAGAATTGTGCCCCACAAGGCTGTGGTTACACAAATTAAAGTGACAGCTAAAAAACTAGATAAGAAAATTGTATCAGAAAACATACAGCTGAGCATAATCAACATGCTCCAAATTGTTTTCCTCGAGACAATTTCAAGGTATGTTCCAAAAGTTCGATTTCACAACCATAGGTTTGGAAAATAGTATCACTAGTGAGGCACTCATGAGTCGAACCGTAGCAAATTAAACGCTTATTCAATAAAATCACTTCATCAAATAACTGACGTACATGACTCAAGTCATGATGAACAACAACTATAGTTTTGCCTTGATCTCGAAGCTCGCGTAATACCTCTACAGAGGTCTTAAACGAAGCCATATCAATCGCCGAAAACAACTCATCCATAAGATATAAATCAGCTTTTTGCATCAAAGCCCGAGCTAAAAACGCTCTTTGCTGCTGTCCTCCTGATAGCTGGCTTATTTGTCTATCTGCTAGAGATTCCAAGCCAACTCTTTCTAAAATACGAAAAGCTTCTCTTCGATCATCCCCAGAAATTCGCCCCCACATTCCTTTGTAACTATAACACCCCATAAGAACCAGATCTAGGACAGTCATGGGAAAATCCCAATCCACACTAGCCCTCTGAGGCATATAAGCAATGCGTTGACGTACTTTTTTAAATTTTTGATTAAAAAAATAAATATTACCTGAAGCAGGTTTGACTAGTCCTAAAGAAGCTTTTAAAAGAGTACTTTTACCAGCTCCATTAGGACCTAAAATAGCAGTTAATGACCCTTTTCCCAAAGAGAACGATACATGGTAAAGAACAGCTGTACGCTCATAGTTTACACACAAGTTATGTACAGACCAGAAAGTCTCATTCTTGTAATTCAACAGCAACTCCCCCTAGCTCTTCAGTAATAAGGCGTACGTTATGTCTAAAAGTGTTAAAATAATCATCACAAACATTATCACTATACAATGGTTTTTTAGCTAGACGGACAAGATGATTTTTCTTTAGACAAGCAACTATTTTTTTTAAAGCGTCCTGATTCAAAGTATCCTCAGGAAAGATCACTCGAACATCATGTTCGTTAATATAATCTACAACCGTCATAATATCACGAACACTAATTTGAGCTTCCGGGGATAAACCTTCGGGTGAAATGCAACGCGACCTCCATTCTCCACTATCAACTTCTTGAGGAGTAGCTAAATAATGGCGAGTGAAATAACTAAAGGCATTATGGCCTGATACAAGATATCGAGAGCTCTCAGGAACCGTACTCAAGCATTTTTTTGCCCAAGCATCTAAAGCAAGAATTTCTTGAACAAGCTGGATAGCATTTACTTTAAATTCAGCAGACCATTCAGGGAACCTCTGACTAAGTGTGTCAGCAATTTCTATAACAGCTTCCTTCCAAATAGATAGATCCATCCAGATATGAGGATCACAAACGCCCCCTTCTTCCAAAGGAGTAAATACCCCACGCGCGATTAAACGCTCCCCTATATTGATTACCCTTGAATTATTTTCTAAATGCTTTCGCAAACTTAACGTATGCTCAAGCCCTAGACCGTTACAGAAAATTAGCGTACTCCCTGCAATCTTATCCTCATCTCCCTTTACCATTTCATAGGCATGAGGATCTAGGGATCCTTCTATCAAAACAAGATTAGTAAGCTTATCCCCAACGACTCTTTGAACGCAGTCAGAAATCATGCGATTCATAGATAATACACAAGGAGGAGAATTTTGACTCTGATGCATTGACATTGTACATCCAGCAGTTGCAACGCATACAACTAAACAGAGCATCCAATATTTTATTTTAAATATACATGCCATTTGCATCTATCCCTCCAACCATCTTTTCGAGATCCACTATAAATCACTTAACGAGCAGAACTAAATACCGAAGCTATAAATCTTCTAAAGGGTTTATTATTTATTTTCGCGTGTAAAATTAACCAAGGAAAAAATAACAAAAAAATAGGTTCTTTACAAAATTTTTTTATTCTCGAAGAAGAAGAACTAATGAAAAAGACAAAACTGTTTTTATTTAATATAATTTTAAGACAAAATTAAAAAAGCCATTTGTTTTATGACCCAACAAAATGTTATAGAAAAAAATCTTCCTTGGTTTATGATTTTTATATTTTGAGTTGTTTTAAGAAACAAAAAGATCTTTAGAGGGAAAATATTCCAAAAAGGAGATTTCGAATACATTTATGTTCGCTGATTGATTAAAACAGCGCTTTAATTTTATTTTTCTAAACATTAAATTGAAAGTATGCCACATTCTTTCTTATAAAATACGTAAGCATCAATTATAAAAGGTGGGTTTCATGGCCGTAGAACAATCAAGTACAAAAGAAGAAATAGAAAAACTGATCGGAAAAGCTATTAAAAAAATCTGCGGAAACAAAGAAAACGATCTATGTCGCTATCTTCCAGGCCCTAGCGGCGGTTATATGCATCATTTTACTTTAAAAAAAATGAAAAGTGCTGCTCCTGAACAACTCGTAAAAATGTTAAAAACATTTATTTTAGAATCGGAAACTCCACGCACAATTAATCCTAAACCTAGAGCTCCTAGGGGATCTAAAAAACGTCGCGACTTTATTAACTTTACTAAAACAGATATTGAACGCGTTTTGGAATTAGCAAGACAAGTTGGAGACAAAGATCTGTTAGCTCGTTTTAGCCCTAAAAAACCGTTAACTTCCTTAAAAAGAGAGTTAATTCGCTCTATTCGCAACGGTATAGTCAGCCCAGAATTATGGAACGCATACGTGGAAGCTGTGAAGGCAGTAAGTTCTACCAATCTTGAAATCGCTTCTTCTTTCGTTTAATTCAAAAAAAAACTTTATGGGCGACTTGAAAATAAAGTCGCCTACCAGGTCTTATCGTCCCACTCTTTCCCTTTACTCTTGTCAATAGAGGGAAAAGATGGTATATTGTAAGATCTTTCGAAATGGAAACGATTTAAGTTTGTCCACAAAGAAATTAAAAATTATCAGAATAGAAAATAAAAGTATTTCAGAGGGTAAAATATGACAAAAACCGAAGAAAAACCTTTTGGAAAATTGCGCTCTTTCCTGTGGCCAATACACACTCACGAGCTAAAGAAAGTTTTGCCAATGTTCCTAATGTTCTTCTGTATTACATTTAACTATACGGTACTACGCGATACAAAGGACACTCTTATTGTAGGGGCTCCTGGCTCTGGTGCAGAAGCAATTCCCTTTATTAAATTTTGGCTTGTTGTCCCCTGTGCTATTATCTTCATGCTTATTTATGCAAAATTAAGCAATATATTGAGTAAACAATCTTTATTCTACACTGTAATAACCCCATTTTTGCTTTTCTTTGCTTTGTTCCCCACCGTGATATATCCTCTCAGGGATACTTTACACCCTACAGATTTTGCTGACCGTTTACAAGCTCTCCTACCCTCAGGGTTATTAGGGCTTGTAGCCATTTTACGTAATTGGACATTTGCTGCGTTTTACGTACTTGCAGAGCTCTGGGGAAGTGTAATGCTATCCTTAATGTTTTGGGGATTTGCTAACGAGATTACTAAAATTCACGAAGCAAAGCGCTTTTATGCTCTTTTTGGTATAGGAGCTAACGTTGCTTTACTGGCTTCCGGTCGCGCCATTGTTTGGGCTTCCAAGCTTAGAGCTGCTGTATCTGAAGGTGTAGATCCATGGGGATTTTCTCTAACTATTTTAATGAGCATGACCATTGTGTCTGGTATTGTCCTTATGCTAAGCTATTGGTGGATCAATAGACATGTCCTTACTGATCCTCGCTTCTATAATCCAGAAGAAATGCAAAAGGTAAAGAAAGGCGTCAAAACTAAAATGAATATGAAAGATAGCTTCCTCTATCTTGCTAGATCCCCCTATATTCTGTTACTTGCCCTATTAGTTATCTCTTATGGTATTTGCATTAATTTGATTGAAGTAACTTGGAAAAGTCAGCTCAAAATACAGTATCCGAATATGAATGACTACAGCCAATTCATGGGGAACTTCTCCTTTTGGACTGGTGTAGTTTCTGTTTTCATTATGCTGTTTGTTGGCGGTAATGTTATTCGTAAGTTCGGATGGCTAACAGGAGCTTTAGTTACTCCTGTAATGGTTCTCTTAACAGGGATTATTTTCTTTACTCTAGTCATCTTTAGGGATAAAGCTTCTGGCCTCGTTGCTATGTTCGGTACAACACCATTAATGTTAGCTGTCGTTGTTGGTGCTATCCAAAACATACTTTCTAAATCTACAAAATATGCACTCTTTGACTCTACTAAAGAAATGGCCTACATTCCTTTAGATCAAGAGCAAAAAGTCAAAGGGAAAGCTGCTATTGATGTAGTTGGTGCTAGGTTTGGAAAATCAGGTGGTGCTTTAATCCAGCAAGGATTGCTCGTTATCTGTGGAAGTATTGGAGCTATGACACCTTATCTTGCAGTGATTCTTCTTGTTATCATTGCTATTTGGCTTGTCTCTGCAACTAAGTTAAATAAATTATTCTTGGCACAGTCTGCTCTTAAAGAAAAAGAAGTTTCTCAAGAAGCTGCATCAGTTCAAACAAGAACTTCAGAAGATCCAGCTACAGCTTCTTCATAGTAGATTCCTTTTCTTATTCTCATCGGTCCCTATCTCTTTATAGATAGGGACTTTCTATTTATTTAATCTTAAACAAAAGTTTGATCTCTTTGATAAAGCTTTTTGACATATATTTTAGATACGCAAAGTTTGGATAGAGTATGAGTTGTAACCCGATAACATCAGTTTCGCACACATTATTAAAAAATGATTGCCTATGCCATAAATCTTATTCTTTGAAACATAGAACAATAGCCCGGCTTGTTCTTGGACTTCTTTTAGCTCTGGCTAGTGTACCTTTGTTTATTTTCTTGTCCGCTCCTATTAGCTATGCTGTTGGAGGAACCTTAGCACTTGTTGCGCTTATAGTATTGATTATAACTCTAGTTAAAGCGGTAGCTAAACCATCTAAAGTTCATCCAATCTCTAAAGCACTTTTAGATATTATTTATAACCGTTATCCCAGAAAAATTTTTGATTTTGTCAAAGCAGAATTCTTAACTGTTAGCGAATTCAAAACATTTATTGGTTGTTTGAAAAGTGGTTTAAACCTTCCCTTGCATTTAAATAAAAAGGCAGAAGCTTTTGGACTAGCAAGTCTGGAGACTATAGATCCAACCTATCTCCCTGAATTCGAAGAACTCCTTTTAAACTATTGTCCCCTACACTGGCTCTTTCATTTTATAAGTAAAACCCAACCTCTAAGCTGGGAAGCACTATTAAGTAAAGAAGCAAGAACTTATAATTTCCTTGGCCCCATGGCTTGTCATAAAGGGCACACGACTATTTTCCATCCATTTATACGTCCCCTTATTAGCTTAATCTCGGAAGAAGATTATAGCACCCTACTTAACCTAGCACAAAATAACCAGTGGAATACGCCGCTTGTAGAAAAAGTTTCTAAAAAATTATTAAAAAAACGCGAGATTTCCTCCTATAGCCTAGGGATTTCAAAAAGTTATACAAGCATCTCGCAGCTCTTATTTTTGTTCTTTTCTCATCATGTGACTTGGGAACAGGCAAAACTACTTAATCTTTTAAGCGAGGAACAGTGGTCGCTTCTTCATAGGCTTGATAACTCTACAGGGCACTTGCAAATAGCTATGTTTGGAGGCTATCTACTCACGCAAACCGAAATGCTCAATCCTGACTCCTTACAATACGAACCTGTGCTAGACTATTTAACATGGGAAGAGCTCAAAATTTTAGGAGGCAAAGGAGATCCTTCCAGGCTAAAAGACGGATGCACCTTACTTCAAGACTTATGCTCAATTACAAAACAGCATCAAAATTTCTTAACACGGAAGCACGATATTAAGCGCAAAATGAATGAAGTACTCTCTACTCTGCCAATTTATAACTTCAATATGAAATTAGGGAAAAGAGAGAAAATAAAGTAAAATCAAAATGTGGTTGCTTTTCCTAGCCTAAGCATTACTTCTATACTCTGTATTTTAAAAAATTTATTAATAAATAATCTATTATTAAGATCTATATAAATATAGAATATATTTTATTAATACATTTTTATAAGAAATATAGTACAATATTGCGAATATTTTTAGGAGTTACCTATATGGGCGCTATTTGTTTGACTCAAATACCTCATCTACTATTTAAAAATAGGTGTGAGTGCCATCAGGACTGTTCTTTAAAAGCAAGAACCATTGCTAGAATTGCTTTAACCATTATTCTAGCAATCACCAGTATTCTTACATTCCTTTTTTGTATAGCTCCTGTTAGTTATATTGTCGGAGGAGTTTTAGCTGGAGTAACCCTCACCATACTAATCTTAACCCTAGTCGCTGCGATAAAACATCCTAGAAAACCTCATCCTATTCCTAAAAAACTCTTGAAAATAATTAAAACAAATTATCCTCGTCCCCTAGTTAGCTTTATTATAGAAAAACAGCTCTCTTTCCAAGAGATTAATCAGCTTATTGTGCATAGACGTGCTCAAGCAGGTCTTCCCAACGCTTTGGATGACAAGCTGCAAGAATTTGGGGTCAAACGACTAGATAAAATAAACTTCCATAGTCTTGATGATATTGAAATCCTACTCAGTCGTTATTGCCCTCTATATTGGTTCAGACTCTTTACTAATCTTGATGAATTTCATGAAGACTCTTCTTCAAAAACGATTGCACAAAGGGCCTATCAAACTTTAGGACGCTTTGTGTACCAATTAGAACAGACTACTATCTTCCAACCATTAACTTATGCGATTTTGAAAGAAATTACTCCAAGAGAACAATGTCAGTTAAGAATATATGCTAAAGCGCTATGGAACCACTCTGAGGCTAAAAAAATCTGTGAACAAATATACAACAGAATAGACAAAAGCTGGCATAAGAGACTCAAGGCAGAGGAAGGACTGCTTAAAGACTTTCCATTAACTAAGGAAGGGGTTAGACACCTTCTCCTCTTATTGAGTATTTATGACATGGACCCAGAAACACAAGCTACTTTAATCTCTGGTTTAGACTGGAAATCTTGGATCTGGTTATGTAAGTTCAATACATGGGGCGGACATCCTTTTCAAATAGCAAAGTTAGGAGGGTTTCTCTCTTCCTGTGATAAATTTTTTGATGATAAGTCAATACCTGGAGGAATAACTTGGGAAGAAATGGCCTCTCTAGTAGAAAATAATTCTAAAAACCACCCTGATGTACAACCAGCACACGCTTTAGCAGCATATCTATTGACTAGTTGTCCCTATCTTAGTCAAAAAGGCCTGACACAAGGGAGCGACCTCGATCAACTTATGTATGATCATGTAAAAAATTCTCCTATGTATTCTATAAATCCAGAGACTGGGGCACGAACCCTTAAGGGGAAATATGGGGTGCATCTTAAATAAAATTGGCCTCAGCTTGGGCTCACATAAAGAAGCAGTAGAAGTCTCTTTAGGAAGAACTATTCAAATGACCTTCAGAAAAAAATCGGCGTGAACAAGGTGAAATATTTTATATAAAAATAATCAAATTAGAAAAACTTCTAAGAAGAGATTTTTTATGATATAATCTATAGTAATTATCTAGGATACCTATGAGTTATATTGTTCCTTCTGTTTTTAAATTTTTTTTTACAAATAAGTATAATTTTGAAGTAAAGAATTCTCTTGTTGTTCATATTGCGTTTAGCGCGATCTTAGTTTTAGGATCTTTAATCGCTTTCCTTTGTATTGTATCCCCAATATCTTATATTCTAGGTGGAGCATTGATAGGACTAGCATTCTTGATTTCTTTAGTGGGCTTAGCTCTCAGTATAAAAAAGGTTCCGCCTACCATTCCTGAGGCACTAACACAAATAATTCCAGAGGGTCTCTTAAAAAAAATTCAATTTCATTATCCTAGAGTTGTTTCAGATTTCATTGCTGAAGTCAAACCTTCTCTTAATGAACTAATAAATTTTGTAAGTTTTCTAAATAAATTATATTATAAAGGTAAGGCAAATTTAACTTTTCCACCACAGCCGTTAAAAGGCAAAATAGAAGCGTTTGGTCTTGAGCGCATAATAAATGAGGTCGATACCCTTACTCATAAAAGACAGATCCTTAACTTGCGTCTTCAACAAACCAGAAGTTCGCCCCTTGATCATCCCCTTTTTCCTTCATTAAAAGCATTTTTGCAAAAGGAATGCCCATTTTTTTGGTTGAGTGAGTTTATTTCCTTTGGCAGTTCGGTCTTAAAGACTACTGAAATACGCATAGATTCTGAATACAAACAGGCAACAGTACAAGATTATGTAGACGAAACAATGCTTCCTATCCATTGGTTTACCCCCCTAGGACTTAGTAGGAGCAGTGACTCTATTTTAAATTTACATACATTAGTTTTAGCCAGAGTATTAACGAAAAATACTTTTGAAAGTCTAAAAGATACTGCATTAAATGGGGATTGGAACAATCCTAGTAGTGATTGTTTATCTATAAAACAACAACTCTTCGCAACGTATTGTATAAAGTACCAGTCTTACCGTAACCTTACTATGTTCCCCATGCTCGATGAAGTCTCCTTCAATGCAATGCTATTAGCTATTTTTAGGAAAAAGTTTTCTTGGAAACAAATACGGTTGATAAAAACAACTTCGTCC is a window from the Chlamydia serpentis genome containing:
- a CDS encoding DUF1389 domain-containing protein; amino-acid sequence: MGAICLTQIPHLLFKNRCECHQDCSLKARTIARIALTIILAITSILTFLFCIAPVSYIVGGVLAGVTLTILILTLVAAIKHPRKPHPIPKKLLKIIKTNYPRPLVSFIIEKQLSFQEINQLIVHRRAQAGLPNALDDKLQEFGVKRLDKINFHSLDDIEILLSRYCPLYWFRLFTNLDEFHEDSSSKTIAQRAYQTLGRFVYQLEQTTIFQPLTYAILKEITPREQCQLRIYAKALWNHSEAKKICEQIYNRIDKSWHKRLKAEEGLLKDFPLTKEGVRHLLLLLSIYDMDPETQATLISGLDWKSWIWLCKFNTWGGHPFQIAKLGGFLSSCDKFFDDKSIPGGITWEEMASLVENNSKNHPDVQPAHALAAYLLTSCPYLSQKGLTQGSDLDQLMYDHVKNSPMYSINPETGARTLKGKYGVHLK
- a CDS encoding DUF1389 domain-containing protein, which codes for MSYIVPSVFKFFFTNKYNFEVKNSLVVHIAFSAILVLGSLIAFLCIVSPISYILGGALIGLAFLISLVGLALSIKKVPPTIPEALTQIIPEGLLKKIQFHYPRVVSDFIAEVKPSLNELINFVSFLNKLYYKGKANLTFPPQPLKGKIEAFGLERIINEVDTLTHKRQILNLRLQQTRSSPLDHPLFPSLKAFLQKECPFFWLSEFISFGSSVLKTTEIRIDSEYKQATVQDYVDETMLPIHWFTPLGLSRSSDSILNLHTLVLARVLTKNTFESLKDTALNGDWNNPSSDCLSIKQQLFATYCIKYQSYRNLTMFPMLDEVSFNAMLLAIFRKKFSWKQIRLIKTTSSNLWENLCCLSLDCIKNSEEIKLASFIGRLYIQGLLNRNKSEFLPSLALLSLNEFIAIRKRSTNMTMFLTNLMSHNSQFKNSLETQVPLI